One genomic window of Panicum hallii strain FIL2 chromosome 6, PHallii_v3.1, whole genome shotgun sequence includes the following:
- the LOC112897408 gene encoding aminopeptidase M1-B, translated as MADSPAQFRGQARLPRFAAPLRYDLRIRPDLAACNFSGAAAVAVAVSAPTRFLVLNAAELDVDRASIRFQDLAPTDVTQFEEDEILVIGFDRELPVGEGVLTMDFTGTLNDQMRGFYRSKYVCNGESRNMAVTQFEAADARRCFPCWDDPAFKAKFKLTLEVPSDLVALSNMPVVKETVSGPIKTVYYEESPLMSTYLVAIVVGLFDYIESSTSEGTKVRVYTQVGKTNQGKFALDVAVKSLDLYKDYFATPYPLPKLDMIAIPDFAAGAMENYGLVTYRETALLYDELLSSASNKQQVAITVAHELAHQWFGNLVTMEWWTHLWLNEGFASWVSYLAVDSLFPEWNNWTQFLDETTSGLRLDALAESHPIEVEINHASEIDAIFDSISYDKGASVIRMLQSYLGAERFQKALASYIKKYAYSNAKTEDLWAVLEKESGEPVKDLMTTWTKQQGYPVIYAKLNGHDLELEQAQFLSDGSSGTGMWIVPITSCCGSYDAQKKFLLKGKTDKIHIKEFTASQSSDGDKNIWIKLNIDQTGFYRVKYDDELAAGLVNAIKAKKLSLMDKIGIVEDSYALSVARKQTLTSLLRLLNAYHDESDYTVLSHVTSVCLSISKISVDSTPDLNKDIKQLLINLLQPAAIKLGWDPKDGESHLDVMLRSLLLIALVRLGHNETINEGVRRFHIFLEDRKTYLLPPDTRKAAYLAVMRTVSTSNRSGYDALLKIYREAAEPQEKSRVLGSLSSSPDKDIVLEALNFMFTDEVRNQDSYYILGGISLEGREVAWTWLKTNWDHVLKTWKSSSLISDFINYIVSPFTSEEKAAEVSEFFACRIKPSFQRALNQSLERVRISARWIESIRSEPSLGQAVQELLQGTA; from the exons ATGGCGGACTCGCCGGCGCAGTTCCGGGGCCAGGCGCGCCTCCCGCGCTTCGCCGCCCCGCTCCGCTACGACCTCCGCATCCGCCCCGACCTCGCCGCCTGCAACTTCTCCGGCGCcgcggccgtcgccgtcgcggtGTCCGCGCCCACCCGCTTCCTCGTCCTCAACGCAGCCGAGCTCGACGTCGACCGCGCCTCCATCCGATTCCAG GACTTGGCACCGACAGATGTGACACAGTTCGAGGAGGATGAGATCCTGGTCATCGGATTCGACCGGGAGCTGCCCGTCGGCGAGGGCGTGCTCACCATGGACTTCACCGGGACTCTCAACGATCAGATGAGGGGATTCTACAGGAG CAAATATGTGTGCAATGGGGAGTCAAGAAACATGGCAGTTACACAGTTTGAAGCTGCTGATGCGCGGCGATGCTTTCCATGTTGGGATGACCCTGCATTTAAG GCTAAGTTCAAGCTAACACTAGAAGTTCCATCTGACCTGGTAGCATTGTCCAACATGCCAGTGGTTAAGGAGACAGTCAGTGGACCTATAAAGACTGTTTATTATGAGGAATCTCCACTTATGTCAACTTACCTTGTGGCTATAGTTGTTGGCTTATTTGATTACATAGAGAGCTCAACATCAGAGG GGACCAAAGTTCGTGTGTATACTCAAGTTGGCAAGACTAATCAAGGAAAGTTTGCCCTAGATGTTGCTGTGAAGTCACTGGATCTATATAAAGA TTATTTTGCCACTCCTTATCCACTACCTAAGTTGGATATGATTGCTATTCCGGATTTTGCTGCTGGGGCCATGGAGAACTATGGGCTAGTCACTTACCGTGAAACAGCTTTGCTGTATGATGAGCTGCTATCATCAGCATCCAACAAACAACAG GTAGCAATAACTGTTGCACATGAGTTGGCTCACCAATGGTTCGGCAATCTTGTGACCATGGAATGGTGGACTCACTTGTGGCTAAATGAGGGTTTTGCTTCCTGG GTAAGCTATTTAGCAGTAGATTCTTTGTTTCCTGAGTGGAATAACTGGACGCAATTCCTTGATGAGACGACCTCTGGCCTTCGACTGGATGCACTTGCCGAGTCTCATCCTATCGAG GTTGAAATAAATCATGCCAGTGAAATTGATGCAATTTTTGATTCCATAAGCTATGACAAGGGAGCTTCTGTTATTCGTATGCTACAGAGTTACCTTGGTGCAGAGCGTTTTCAG AAAGCTTTGGCTTCATATATAAAGAAGTATGCTTACTCAAATGCTAAGACTGAAGACTTATGGGCTGTTCTTGAGAAGGAATCTGGGGAGCCCGTTAAGGATTTGATGACCACATGGACTAAGCAACAAGGATATCCTGTTATTTATGCAAAACTTAATGGacatgatttggaacttgaacAG GCACAGTTTCTGTCTGACGGATCCTCTGGTACTGGCATGTGGATTGTTCCTATAACATCTTGCTGTGGCTCGTATGATGCACAGAAGAAGTTCTTATTGAAAGGCAAAACTGATAAGATTCATATTAAAGAATTCACTGCCTCTCAAAGTTCTGATGGAGACAAAAACATTTGGATCAAATTGAACATTGATCAAACTGGATTCTACAGAGTGAAGTATGATGATGAACTTGCAGCTGGACTTGTAAATGCCATCAAAGCCAAGAAGCTCTCGTTAATGGATAAGATTG GTATTGTGGAAGATTCATATGCCCTTTCTGTTGCTCGCAAGCAAACACTGACATCATTGCTGCGACTGCTGAATGCTTATCATGATGAGTCTGATTACACTGTACTTTCACATGTAACCTCT GTATGCTTAAGCATTTCCAAAATATCAGTTGACTCTACTCCTGACTTGAACAAAGATATCAAGCAGCTTTTGATCAACCTTCTTCAGCCAGCTGCCAT AAAATTAGGCTGGGACCCCAAGGATGGAGAGAGCCATCTTGATGTCATGCTTAGATCACTGCTCTTGATTGCCCTGGTCAGACTCGGTCATAATGAAACTATAAATGAAGGAGTTCGGCGTTTCCATATCTTCTTGGAAGACCGCAAAACTTACCTTCTTCCACCAGATACTAGAAAG GCTGCATACCTTGCTGTGATGAGGACTGTTAGTACCTCAAACAGATCCGGTTATGATGCTCTCCTCAAAATCTACAGAGAAGCAGCTGAACCACAGGAGAAATCACGTGTCTTAG GCTCCCTGTCTTCATCACCAGATAAGGATATTGTTTTGGAGGCATTGAACTTTATGTTTACTGATGAG GTACGGAATCAAGATTCGTACTATATCCTTGGTGGCATTAGCTTAGAAGGACGTGAAGTTGCATGGACCTGGCTGAAG ACAAACTGGGATCATGTATTGAAGACGTGGAAATCGAGCTCGCTCATATCTGATTTCATCAACTATATTGTTTCACCG TTCACCTCTGAGGAGAAAGCTGCTGAGGTTTCCGAGTTCTTTGCCTGCCGCATCAAGCCGTCGTTCCAGAGAGCGCTGAATCAGAGCCTCGAGAGGGTGCGGATCAGCGCGAGGTGGATCGAGAGCATCAGGAGCGAGCCCAGCCTTGGTCAGGCTGTGCAGGAGCTGCTGCAGGGCACAGCGTAA
- the LOC112897583 gene encoding protein ALP1-like isoform X1: MDFDEWLQHTEMEREAHQREMEMELDDLEDFTLMTMCMLGPHLPRERVPRQIVPRDHHDGFRRIWADYFAPQPVYGDRLFRERFRMRRHVFLRIVDAVQRVDPYFIQRPDCTGLMGISALQKCIAPIRILAYGLPANAVDEYVRIGPSTAQEALKHFCRAVIDAFGGYYLRAPTEEDVRRLVEEGEQRGFPGMLGSIDCMHWTWRNCPSSWKGMFTGRGKSPSMILEAMASRNLWIWHAYFGMPGSCNDINVLHRSSLFDRFMQGTSTPVNFTVNGHSYNMGYYLADGIYPDWPAFVKTVRHPMEMKTRLFAAKQEGARKDVERAFGVLQARWAVIRGPAYPWDRDDVRDMMTACIIMHNMIIEDEGDSATNTSFENPGQHVDLSTGNLVDRHAFVQAHHRLRDRDVHFRLQSDLIVHNWNLHGSMVTSATDVPHV; the protein is encoded by the exons ATGGACTTCGACGAGTGGTTACAGCACACGGAGATGGAGCGAGAAGCACATCAGCGAGAAATGGAGATGGAGCTAGACGATCTGGAGGACTTCACCCTCATGACGATGTGCATGTTGGGTCCCCATTTGCCTCGCGAAAGGGTGCCTCGCCAAATCGTACCTCGTGATCACCATGATGGTTTCCGTCGGATATGGGCAGACTACTTCGCTCCCCAGCCGGTGTATGGGGACCGGCTGTTTCGAGAACG CTTCCGTATGCGACGGCATGTGTTCCTTCGGATTGTCGACGCGGTGCAGAGGGTGGATCCTTATTTCATCCAGCGTCCGGACTGCACAGGCCTTATGGGAATATCTGCCTTGCAGAAGTGCATCGCCCCCATTCGCATCCTGGCTTACGGATTACCAGCCAATGCGGTCGATGAGTATGTGCGTATCGGTCCCTCGACAGCTCAAGAGGCCTTGAAGCATTTCTGTCGAGCAGTCATCGATGCATTTGGTGGATACTATCTGCGAGCGCCAACTGAAGAGGATGTCCGCCGCCTCGTCGAGGAAGGTGAACAACGGGGATTCCCGGGAATGCTTGGCAGCATAGACTGCATGCATTGGACGTGGCGTAATTGCCCATCATCGTGGAAGGGCATGTTCACCGGCCGTGGGAAATCACCTTCTATGATTCTAGAGGCTATGGCGTCCAGGAACCTATGGATTTGGCACGCTTACTTTGGAATGCCAGGTAGCTGCAACGACATCAACGTTCTTcacagatcgagtctctttGACCGCTTCATGCAGGGGACCTCGACGCCGGTGAACTTCACAGTCAATGGGCATTCATACAATATGGGATATTACCTGGCAGATGGAATCTACCCAGACTGGCCCGCATTTGTGAAGACCGTCCGTCATCCGATGGAGATGAAGACTCGCCTCTTCGCCGCAAAACAGGAGGGTGCTCGCAAGGATGTTGAGAGAGCATTTGGTGTGCTTCAGGCCCGGTGGGCAGTGATTCGTGGGCCGGCCTATCCATGGGACAGGGACGACGTGCGGGATATGATGACCGCATGCATAATTATGCATAACATGATCATCGAGGACGAGGGTGACAGCGCAACGAACACCAGCTTTGAAAATCCCGGGCAGCATGTCGACCTGTCAACGGGGAACTTGGTGGACCGACATGCATTTGTTCAAGCACATCACCGGCTACGAGATCGTGATGTCCATTTTCGCCTGCAGTCAGATCTAATTGTGCATAATTGGAACCTACATGGGTCGATGGTTACCAGTGCGACCGATGTGCCACATGTGTGA
- the LOC112897583 gene encoding serine/threonine-protein phosphatase 2A 65 kDa regulatory subunit A beta isoform-like isoform X2: MCHMCDPQSPRAKQVFSIRDAAANNLKRLAEEFGPEWAMQHIIPQVLEKINNPHYLYRMTILQAISLLAPVMGAEITCQKLLPVVINSSKDRVPNIKFNVAKVLQSLVPILDQSVVEKTVKPCLVELSEDPDVDVRYYANQALQACDQMMVSS, encoded by the exons ATGTGCCACATGTGTGACCCCCAATCCCCACGCGCTAAGCAG GTCTTCTCAATCAGAGATGCTGCCGCTAACAACTTGAAGCGGCTTGCAGAGGAGTTTGGTCCAGAGTGGGCAATGCAGCATATAATTCCTCAG GTGCTGGAAAAGATCAACAATCCGCACTACCTGTATCGCATGACGATTCTGCAAGCTATCTCATTGTTGGCCCCTGTCATGGGTGCAGAAATCACTTGTCAAAAGCTGCTTCCAGTTGTCATTAATTCCTCAAAGGACAG GGTTCCTAACATCAAGTTCAATGTTGCAAAAGTACTGCAGTCGCTTGTACCGATCCTTGATCAATCT GTTGTGGAGAAGACTGTGAAACCATGCCTTGTTGAGCTCAGCGAGGACCCTGATGTGGATGTAAGATACTACGCAAACCAGGCCCTGCAGGCGTGCGATCAAATGATGGTGTCAAGCTAA
- the LOC112897583 gene encoding serine/threonine-protein phosphatase 2A 65 kDa regulatory subunit A beta isoform-like isoform X3: MCHMCDPQSPRAKQVFSIRDAAANNLKRLAEEFGPEWAMQHIIPQVLEKINNPHYLYRMTILQAISLLAPVMGAEITCQKLLPVVINSSKDRVPNIKFNVAKVLQSLVPILDQSTVKPCLVELSEDPDVDVRYYANQALQACDQMMVSS; encoded by the exons ATGTGCCACATGTGTGACCCCCAATCCCCACGCGCTAAGCAG GTCTTCTCAATCAGAGATGCTGCCGCTAACAACTTGAAGCGGCTTGCAGAGGAGTTTGGTCCAGAGTGGGCAATGCAGCATATAATTCCTCAG GTGCTGGAAAAGATCAACAATCCGCACTACCTGTATCGCATGACGATTCTGCAAGCTATCTCATTGTTGGCCCCTGTCATGGGTGCAGAAATCACTTGTCAAAAGCTGCTTCCAGTTGTCATTAATTCCTCAAAGGACAG GGTTCCTAACATCAAGTTCAATGTTGCAAAAGTACTGCAGTCGCTTGTACCGATCCTTGATCAATCT ACTGTGAAACCATGCCTTGTTGAGCTCAGCGAGGACCCTGATGTGGATGTAAGATACTACGCAAACCAGGCCCTGCAGGCGTGCGATCAAATGATGGTGTCAAGCTAA